A region of the Deltaproteobacteria bacterium genome:
GAGTACAGGTGGGCGCCGAGCCCAGAGATAGAGGCGGAAATCGTACGAGCTGTATTTGGTAGAGATGGAATGTAAGGTAAACGTAGCCGAGGGATTTTGCATATGGATAGATTGATCATCACTGTAAAAGAAATCAAGGGAAACTGTCCTGTCTATCAAGTCGGTGACAAGATCGTGCTAGACGAAGGCTACCGTTTGAATCTAAAGGAAACGGACAATATGTGCATGCACTCCCTGGCCTCCATCATGCCGTATTATGTAGCCCTTTATCGAGGTATAGATCCAAGAGACTTGGGGCTATCCAAAAACGGCAAGAAGGCCCACGTCCAATGTCTTGATCCATGCGAGTATACTGGCGGAGGCACGGTGATTTTTGAAATAGAAAGAGATTACCCTAACGTCACATGAGCCAAAAGGAGGCGGCGGCTATCCTCGGTATCGACCAGCCCAAAGTATCA
Encoded here:
- a CDS encoding TIGR04076 family protein; its protein translation is MDRLIITVKEIKGNCPVYQVGDKIVLDEGYRLNLKETDNMCMHSLASIMPYYVALYRGIDPRDLGLSKNGKKAHVQCLDPCEYTGGGTVIFEIERDYPNVT